One genomic region from Muriicola soli encodes:
- a CDS encoding HIT family protein, with translation MSSIFTKIIEGEIPCYKIAEDEDFFAFLDINPNAVGHTLCVPKKEVDKLLDLDEETYSGLMNFARKVGIALEAAIPCKRVGMTVIGLEVPHVHVHLIPLQKMANATFQEKVSLSKDEFEEVAARIKSHL, from the coding sequence ATGTCGAGCATATTCACCAAGATCATCGAGGGAGAAATTCCCTGTTACAAGATCGCAGAGGACGAGGATTTTTTTGCTTTCCTGGACATCAATCCCAATGCAGTTGGACATACCCTCTGTGTTCCCAAAAAAGAAGTGGATAAACTACTCGACCTGGATGAAGAGACCTATTCAGGACTGATGAATTTTGCGAGAAAAGTGGGTATAGCGCTGGAAGCTGCCATTCCGTGTAAGCGTGTTGGGATGACCGTTATTGGTCTGGAAGTACCGCACGTTCACGTACATCTAATCCCTTTGCAGAAGATGGCCAATGCTACTTTTCAGGAAAAGGTTTCTCTTAGCAAAGATGAATTTGAGGAAGTGGCAGCCAGGATCAAATCACATCTTTGA
- a CDS encoding flavin reductase family protein → MLSVSPSELPVSELHAYLLGAVGPRPIAFASTIDEEGRPNLSPFSFFNVFSANPPVMIFSPARRVRDNTTKHTLENVMKIREVVINVVDFDMVQQMSLASTEYEEGENEFVKAGLTMIASEEVRPFRVGESPVQFECRVMKVEPMGQEGGAGNLVFAEVVKIHLAKRILNPDGGIDQHKIDQVARMGGNWYTRANMGMFEVPKPIRSKGMGVDKLPSHIRNSEILSGNDLGMLGNVEALPIVEEIDEFVNENPEIRSLKENNNRELIHKKAKEYLMKNEVSSAWKVLMLIQ, encoded by the coding sequence ATGCTAAGCGTTAGCCCATCAGAACTCCCTGTGTCTGAATTACATGCCTATTTATTAGGCGCTGTAGGTCCCAGGCCTATTGCCTTCGCCAGTACAATTGACGAGGAAGGCAGACCAAATTTATCACCCTTTAGTTTTTTTAATGTTTTTAGTGCAAATCCGCCTGTGATGATATTTTCACCGGCTCGAAGGGTTCGCGATAATACTACGAAACACACACTTGAAAATGTGATGAAAATCAGGGAAGTGGTCATCAATGTTGTCGATTTTGATATGGTACAACAAATGTCCCTGGCCAGCACAGAATATGAGGAAGGGGAGAATGAATTTGTAAAAGCCGGACTCACCATGATTGCCTCTGAAGAAGTGAGGCCGTTTAGAGTTGGCGAGTCGCCTGTTCAGTTTGAATGCCGCGTAATGAAGGTGGAGCCAATGGGGCAGGAAGGCGGTGCGGGGAATCTCGTTTTTGCAGAAGTCGTAAAAATTCACCTGGCCAAAAGAATTCTCAATCCAGATGGCGGCATTGACCAGCACAAGATCGATCAGGTAGCCCGAATGGGAGGAAATTGGTATACAAGGGCAAATATGGGTATGTTTGAAGTACCAAAACCGATACGCTCCAAAGGGATGGGGGTAGACAAGCTCCCTTCACATATAAGAAACAGTGAGATATTAAGTGGAAATGACCTGGGGATGCTCGGCAACGTAGAGGCCTTGCCAATAGTAGAAGAGATCGATGAATTTGTCAATGAGAACCCTGAGATCAGGAGTTTAAAAGAGAATAACAACCGGGAATTAATTCATAAGAAAGCAAAGGAATATTTAATGAAGAATGAGGTGTCTTCAGCATGGAAGGTGCTCATGTTAATACAATAG
- the greA gene encoding transcription elongation factor GreA — MSNVSYYTAEGLKKLKEELNQLRDVERPLASQAIAEARDKGDLSENAEYDAAKEAQGLLELKIAKLEETLANARLIDESQLDTSKVLVLSTVKLRNKQNGMEMKYTLVAESEADLKSGKISVTSPIGKGLLGKKVGDTASISVPNGTLKFEILEITRN; from the coding sequence ATGAGCAATGTATCCTATTACACCGCAGAAGGACTAAAGAAATTAAAGGAAGAACTCAATCAACTGAGGGATGTTGAACGTCCGTTAGCCTCACAGGCTATCGCTGAAGCAAGGGATAAAGGCGATTTGTCTGAGAATGCTGAATACGATGCGGCAAAGGAGGCACAGGGCCTTCTCGAATTAAAGATCGCCAAATTAGAAGAGACACTCGCTAATGCCCGACTTATAGACGAATCACAATTAGATACCTCCAAGGTCTTGGTCTTATCCACCGTAAAACTGCGAAATAAACAGAATGGTATGGAGATGAAGTATACCTTGGTTGCCGAGAGTGAGGCGGACCTTAAATCAGGTAAAATCTCCGTTACTTCGCCAATAGGAAAGGGATTACTTGGAAAAAAAGTAGGGGATACGGCATCGATCAGTGTACCCAATGGGACCTTGAAATTCGAAATTTTAGAAATCACAAGGAACTGA
- a CDS encoding LysR family transcriptional regulator, with the protein MNYTLQQLRIFKTVAETKSITKASEVLHLTQPAVSIQLKKLQDQFDIPLTEVIGRQLYITEFGNEIAEVSERILNEVMGIRYRSKAYKGHLVGTLRISIVSTAKYVMPYFLSDFMRAHEGVDLQMDVTNKAGVISSLEENAVDFALVSVLPEQFEVDKVTLMKNKLYLVGSRSPVEKGNIVRKSDFEKLPFIFREKGSATRRAMVDFLRASGIRTGKMMQLTSNEALKQAVIAGLGYSIMPIIGLKNELNNGSLQILPVKGLPISTSWNLIWLSSKKFSPIANAYLDYVKEEKDTIIKEKFNWYEDY; encoded by the coding sequence ATGAATTATACACTTCAACAGTTACGGATCTTTAAAACGGTAGCGGAAACTAAGAGTATAACCAAGGCCTCAGAGGTGTTGCACCTCACCCAGCCGGCGGTGTCAATTCAACTAAAAAAACTTCAGGATCAGTTTGATATTCCTCTTACGGAAGTCATTGGTAGGCAGTTGTATATTACCGAATTTGGGAATGAGATTGCAGAAGTAAGTGAACGCATCCTCAACGAAGTTATGGGTATTCGCTACAGGTCTAAGGCGTATAAAGGACATTTGGTTGGGACATTGCGTATCTCGATTGTCTCCACAGCCAAATATGTGATGCCGTACTTCCTTTCAGATTTTATGAGGGCTCATGAAGGTGTTGATCTACAGATGGATGTGACCAATAAGGCGGGGGTGATTTCAAGTTTGGAAGAGAATGCGGTCGATTTTGCTTTAGTTTCGGTTCTTCCGGAGCAATTTGAGGTGGACAAGGTAACATTAATGAAGAACAAACTCTACCTCGTGGGGAGCAGGTCGCCTGTTGAAAAGGGCAATATCGTGCGTAAATCCGATTTTGAAAAGTTGCCTTTTATATTCAGAGAGAAGGGTTCAGCAACCAGAAGGGCTATGGTAGATTTCCTCCGGGCTAGCGGGATCAGGACAGGTAAAATGATGCAATTAACGTCAAATGAGGCATTAAAACAGGCCGTTATTGCGGGTTTAGGCTATTCTATCATGCCTATCATCGGCCTAAAAAATGAGCTTAACAATGGTTCCTTACAAATTCTACCGGTTAAGGGATTGCCTATCAGTACTTCATGGAACCTGATCTGGCTCAGTTCTAAAAAATTCTCGCCTATTGCCAATGCTTATTTGGACTATGTAAAGGAGGAAAAAGATACCATAATCAAGGAAAAGTTTAATTGGTATGAAGATTATTAA
- the aat gene encoding leucyl/phenylalanyl-tRNA--protein transferase, translating into MKNKNRPITFLDDRLIFPPVEMANPEGLLAAGGDLTPERLILAYRNGIFPWFNEDSLILWWCPDPRMVLFPSKVRISKSMRNYLNRGQFRISRDQAFERVMQACADAPRQGQRGTWITHKMIEAYTNLFEKGIAHSYEVWQEDELVGGLYGLDFGHVFCGESMFSKVDNASKYALIHMCKELEEKNYRLIDCQLHTPHLESLGAELIPRQEYLDILKRKDKGRV; encoded by the coding sequence TTGAAGAATAAAAACCGACCCATAACATTTCTGGATGACAGGTTGATTTTTCCACCTGTGGAAATGGCAAATCCTGAAGGGTTGCTTGCTGCAGGTGGAGACCTTACCCCCGAAAGATTGATCCTTGCGTACCGTAACGGGATATTTCCCTGGTTTAATGAGGATTCCCTTATCCTTTGGTGGTGTCCCGATCCGAGGATGGTCTTATTTCCCTCTAAGGTCAGGATTTCTAAAAGCATGCGAAATTACCTCAACAGGGGCCAATTCAGAATCAGCCGGGATCAGGCCTTTGAAAGGGTGATGCAGGCATGTGCCGATGCCCCAAGGCAAGGACAACGAGGCACATGGATCACGCATAAAATGATAGAAGCATATACCAATTTGTTCGAGAAAGGCATAGCTCATTCTTATGAAGTATGGCAGGAAGATGAATTGGTAGGCGGATTATACGGCCTTGATTTTGGTCATGTTTTCTGCGGTGAAAGTATGTTCAGCAAGGTTGACAACGCTTCAAAATACGCCCTTATCCATATGTGTAAGGAATTGGAAGAGAAGAATTACAGACTAATCGATTGCCAGTTGCACACCCCCCATCTTGAAAGTCTGGGTGCAGAGCTGATACCCAGACAGGAATATCTCGACATACTAAAGAGAAAGGATAAGGGAAGAGTATAA
- a CDS encoding DUF3127 domain-containing protein: MEIQGKIKMIDETKTYGSNGFRKRELVVTTEEQYPQHLMIEFVQDKTDLLNSYKEGDQVKVSINLRGREWVNPQGETKYFNSIQGWRIEKISAESNSQEIPPVPPMDAFEPANELNEEDHDDLPF; this comes from the coding sequence ATGGAAATACAAGGAAAGATTAAAATGATTGACGAAACCAAAACCTACGGGTCTAATGGTTTCAGGAAAAGGGAACTGGTAGTGACCACTGAAGAACAATACCCTCAACATCTTATGATAGAGTTTGTTCAGGATAAGACCGATTTATTAAACTCCTATAAAGAGGGAGATCAGGTGAAAGTGAGTATCAACCTCAGAGGCAGAGAATGGGTAAATCCTCAGGGTGAAACCAAGTACTTTAACTCAATTCAGGGTTGGAGAATAGAAAAAATTAGTGCGGAATCCAATTCTCAGGAAATTCCTCCTGTGCCACCGATGGATGCCTTTGAGCCGGCTAATGAGCTGAACGAGGAAGACCACGATGATCTCCCATTTTAA
- a CDS encoding NADP-dependent isocitrate dehydrogenase translates to MTTITVAKGDGIGPEIMDATLSILKAAGAEINFEEIEIGEKVYLKGNTSGISPEAWDTIRRNKVFLKAPITTPQGGGYKSLNVTTRKSLGLYANVRPCRSLSPFIATKHPEMDVVIIRENEEDLYAGIEHQQTDEVVQCLKLISRPGCEKIIRYAFEFARKYKRKKVTCFTKDNIMKQTDGLFHQVFTEISAQYPDIENEHWIVDIGAAKMADTPEAFDVIVMPNLYGDILSDIAAQIAGSVGLAGSSNIGETCAMFEAIHGSAPRRAGQNMANPSGLLQGAIMMLNHIGQADVAEKIQNAWLTTIEKGIHTYDIYKEGVSTRKVGTKEFAQAVIDHLESTPEVLDKVVYDKGTPLKLPTYQRKQAVKKDLLGVDLFVHWEGWKAGELAKRLQLMDSTDIKLTMITNRGIMVWPKGFDETFCTDHWRCRFSNPSGTRVDKKDIVNLLQKALDHGIDVIKTENLYAFEGKPAFSLGQGQ, encoded by the coding sequence ATGACTACTATTACGGTTGCTAAAGGAGATGGCATAGGTCCGGAAATAATGGACGCTACACTGAGCATTCTTAAGGCTGCAGGAGCAGAGATCAATTTTGAAGAAATCGAAATCGGAGAAAAAGTATACCTAAAGGGTAATACTTCAGGGATCTCCCCGGAAGCCTGGGATACTATTCGAAGAAACAAAGTCTTTTTAAAAGCCCCTATCACTACTCCACAAGGAGGAGGTTACAAAAGCCTGAATGTGACCACCCGTAAATCGCTGGGACTTTATGCCAACGTTAGACCGTGCAGAAGTCTTTCCCCTTTTATCGCCACAAAGCACCCCGAAATGGACGTGGTGATCATCAGGGAAAATGAAGAGGATCTCTATGCCGGCATTGAACACCAACAAACTGACGAAGTAGTACAATGCCTCAAATTGATTAGTAGACCGGGATGTGAAAAGATTATTCGGTATGCCTTTGAGTTTGCCCGCAAATACAAAAGAAAGAAAGTAACCTGTTTTACCAAGGACAATATCATGAAACAAACCGATGGTTTATTTCACCAGGTATTTACAGAAATCAGCGCCCAATACCCCGACATTGAAAATGAACACTGGATTGTGGATATAGGTGCTGCAAAAATGGCGGACACTCCTGAAGCCTTCGACGTAATAGTAATGCCCAATCTCTACGGAGACATCCTTTCAGACATAGCTGCCCAAATAGCAGGTTCTGTTGGACTTGCTGGTTCTTCTAACATAGGTGAGACCTGTGCCATGTTTGAAGCCATCCATGGATCAGCCCCAAGAAGGGCCGGACAAAACATGGCTAATCCCTCTGGACTTTTACAAGGAGCCATCATGATGCTCAACCATATTGGGCAAGCAGATGTGGCTGAAAAAATACAGAACGCCTGGCTCACCACCATAGAGAAAGGCATCCATACCTATGACATCTACAAAGAAGGCGTAAGTACCCGCAAGGTGGGCACTAAAGAGTTTGCCCAGGCCGTAATTGATCACCTGGAATCAACACCGGAAGTTTTGGATAAAGTAGTTTACGATAAGGGCACGCCCCTTAAACTTCCAACTTATCAGAGAAAACAAGCCGTGAAAAAGGACCTCCTTGGCGTAGATCTCTTTGTGCACTGGGAAGGATGGAAGGCCGGTGAGCTAGCTAAAAGACTGCAGCTTATGGACAGCACGGATATTAAGCTGACCATGATCACAAATCGAGGGATAATGGTTTGGCCCAAAGGGTTCGACGAAACCTTCTGTACGGACCACTGGCGATGCCGTTTCAGCAATCCATCCGGAACAAGGGTTGACAAAAAAGATATTGTCAATCTACTTCAAAAAGCCCTGGATCATGGAATTGACGTAATCAAAACTGAAAATCTATACGCCTTCGAAGGAAAGCCAGCATTCTCTCTTGGACAAGGACAATAA
- a CDS encoding sodium-dependent bicarbonate transport family permease, which yields MDLHLLVDNLTNPALLFFFFGILAVQLKSDLEIPPSSSKFISLYLLFSIGFKGGLELSHSDLDLEILWSLLFGLLLAIVVPIYSFIFLRRKFGVENAGAIAAAYGSVSAVTFVTAVSFLEMEQIPFGGHMVAVMALMEAPSIIVGVLLMSLCKNGRDKDVSLKSVLHHSLTNGSVLLILGSLLIGFLANDQQAEGITPFTTDIFKGFLAVFLLDMGITSGRKLSSFLDNGWTALIFALVVPLINGCSVAYLSSFITDSTGNQFLFAILAASASYIAVPAAMRLAAPKANPSLYVPMALAITFPFNITIGMPVYLFIIQNI from the coding sequence ATGGATTTACACTTATTGGTTGATAATTTAACCAACCCGGCTCTGCTATTTTTCTTTTTTGGAATTCTTGCAGTTCAACTTAAGAGCGACCTGGAGATCCCGCCGAGTTCTTCCAAATTTATTTCTCTTTATCTCTTATTTTCCATTGGCTTTAAAGGAGGACTGGAACTCTCCCATAGTGACCTGGATTTGGAGATCCTCTGGTCTTTGCTCTTCGGCTTACTACTGGCTATTGTAGTTCCGATTTACTCCTTTATTTTCCTGAGAAGAAAATTTGGAGTAGAGAATGCCGGAGCCATAGCTGCTGCTTATGGTTCTGTAAGTGCGGTGACCTTTGTTACAGCGGTTTCCTTTCTGGAAATGGAACAGATTCCTTTTGGAGGCCATATGGTAGCGGTAATGGCATTAATGGAAGCCCCTTCCATTATCGTGGGGGTCTTGCTGATGTCACTTTGCAAAAATGGCCGGGATAAAGACGTAAGCCTCAAAAGTGTTTTACATCATTCCCTCACCAATGGCAGTGTCCTCCTGATCCTGGGAAGTCTGTTAATCGGGTTTTTAGCGAATGATCAGCAGGCCGAAGGAATAACACCATTTACCACTGACATCTTCAAAGGATTTTTGGCAGTATTCTTACTCGATATGGGAATAACGAGTGGAAGGAAACTCTCTTCCTTTCTCGATAATGGCTGGACAGCACTGATTTTTGCCCTGGTCGTTCCCCTGATTAACGGATGTTCTGTGGCCTACTTAAGCAGCTTTATCACGGATAGTACAGGCAACCAATTCCTCTTTGCCATTTTAGCAGCCAGCGCATCTTATATTGCCGTGCCGGCTGCGATGAGACTCGCTGCGCCTAAAGCCAATCCAAGTCTCTACGTTCCCATGGCCCTGGCTATAACCTTCCCTTTTAATATTACTATAGGAATGCCAGTTTATCTTTTTATCATCCAAAACATTTAA
- a CDS encoding TetR/AcrR family transcriptional regulator produces the protein MKHLMQAIKIEVNHKTYVKDPESSDLGRRIVEHSILMIHEIGFDSFTFKKLGVKIGSNESSIYRYFENKHKMLLYLASWYWGWQEYQFVFATNSISDPSEKLRQAINVISKPVVLDASFSHINEVLLNDIIINEYSKSYLTKEVDTENKEGYFEIYKRMVLRISDMIQGVDPDYPYPSSLASTVLEGCLHQYFLKQHFPSLTNCNEKVTPTEYFTHLVFNSLNK, from the coding sequence ATGAAACATTTGATGCAGGCTATCAAGATTGAGGTGAACCACAAGACTTATGTGAAAGACCCCGAATCTTCTGATTTGGGCAGAAGGATTGTAGAGCACAGTATCCTTATGATCCATGAAATTGGATTCGATTCTTTTACTTTTAAAAAATTAGGAGTCAAGATCGGTTCTAATGAGAGTTCCATCTATCGATATTTTGAAAATAAGCACAAGATGTTGTTGTATCTTGCTTCCTGGTATTGGGGCTGGCAGGAATACCAATTTGTTTTTGCCACCAATAGCATATCAGATCCTTCAGAAAAATTACGACAAGCGATAAATGTTATTAGCAAGCCTGTTGTTCTCGATGCTTCGTTTTCTCATATCAATGAAGTATTGCTCAACGATATCATCATAAATGAATATTCAAAATCTTACTTAACCAAGGAGGTAGATACCGAAAATAAAGAAGGCTATTTTGAGATCTACAAACGCATGGTTTTAAGAATAAGCGATATGATTCAGGGAGTTGATCCTGATTACCCCTATCCTTCCAGTCTGGCTAGTACGGTTTTAGAGGGTTGTCTCCACCAGTATTTCCTGAAACAACATTTTCCTTCATTGACCAATTGTAATGAAAAGGTCACTCCCACGGAATACTTTACTCATTTGGTTTTTAACTCTCTCAATAAGTAA
- a CDS encoding DNA-3-methyladenine glycosylase I — MEKTRCGWCQGSERYRTYHDEEWGVPVKEDDKLFEFLILETFQAGLSWITVLNKRENFRKAFDNFDYRKIAAYDQNKIDSLLLDTGIIRNKLKINATVSNASAFMQVQKEFGSFSYYIWEFVNHKPIRNSFENESEIPGKTPLSDQISKDLKSRGFKFVGSTVIYAHMQATGMVNDHIISCFRYHEI; from the coding sequence ATGGAGAAAACGAGGTGTGGATGGTGCCAGGGCAGTGAACGTTACCGCACATACCACGATGAGGAGTGGGGTGTGCCAGTAAAAGAGGACGATAAACTATTTGAATTTCTAATCCTTGAAACTTTTCAGGCAGGACTTAGCTGGATTACCGTATTAAATAAGAGAGAAAATTTTCGAAAAGCCTTTGATAATTTTGATTACAGAAAGATCGCTGCATACGATCAGAATAAAATAGACAGCCTTCTTCTCGATACCGGGATCATCAGAAACAAGTTAAAAATCAATGCTACTGTTAGCAACGCTTCAGCATTTATGCAAGTGCAAAAAGAGTTTGGCTCCTTTAGTTACTACATCTGGGAATTCGTCAATCATAAACCGATAAGAAATAGCTTTGAAAATGAATCGGAGATTCCCGGTAAAACTCCACTTTCCGACCAGATCAGCAAAGACCTGAAATCCCGAGGTTTTAAATTTGTCGGTAGTACCGTCATTTATGCCCATATGCAGGCTACAGGAATGGTAAATGATCATATAATCTCTTGTTTTCGTTATCATGAGATATAA